Proteins encoded in a region of the Clostridium beijerinckii genome:
- a CDS encoding zeta toxin family protein, whose protein sequence is MATYTIFAGVNGAGKTSIYESIYYERNKNEKRINTDEMVARVGSWKDNNLQIKCAREAVKLINYYIKNEISFNQETTLSGKSIIKNIEKARQRGFYVVINYIGVDNPNIAKERVRIRVLKGGHGIPDEAIERRYYESLENLKEVLNVCNEVNIYDNTNRFKDVAYICGGKIKWRRNIIPEWSRDILIK, encoded by the coding sequence ATGGCTACTTATACTATATTTGCAGGAGTAAATGGAGCAGGAAAAACATCAATATATGAATCTATTTATTATGAAAGAAATAAGAATGAAAAAAGAATAAATACAGATGAGATGGTAGCAAGAGTAGGTTCATGGAAAGATAATAATCTTCAAATCAAATGTGCAAGGGAAGCGGTAAAGCTTATAAACTACTATATAAAAAATGAGATATCATTTAATCAAGAAACTACTCTTTCAGGCAAAAGTATTATTAAAAATATAGAAAAAGCAAGGCAAAGAGGTTTCTATGTAGTTATAAATTATATTGGAGTTGATAATCCTAATATTGCTAAAGAAAGAGTTAGAATTAGGGTATTAAAAGGTGGACATGGAATTCCAGATGAAGCTATAGAGAGAAGATATTATGAGTCATTAGAAAATTTGAAAGAAGTATTGAATGTATGCAATGAAGTAAATATATATGATAATACAAACAGATTTAAGGATGTAGCTTATATATGTGGTGGGAAAATTAAATGGAGAAGAAATATTATACCTGAATGGAGTAGAGATATTTTAATAAAATAG
- a CDS encoding DMT family transporter: MKLFLFRKDVIFLKNSHKIIHYLFLFFGVLAISTSAIFVKLSTAPAPIIATYRLVFSTLMILPVILFNKKYILEIKKLKLKQLAAVFSSGIFLAIHYILWFESLRFTSVASSTVLVTMQPLFAFIGSYFFFGERLKKLSLFGGFLSIFGSCIIGFGDFKIGGIALIGDILALLAAGVITAYFLIGQSVRKNLSLVAYVFICYLSSSIFLLAYSVLLKYPLIGYANSDWLWFFCLALISTILGQTVLNWLIKWLSASTISMSILGEPVGTCTLAFLILGESISYNQIIGSLIILIGICIFLIGQTVKVKDDSSSNSKAV; the protein is encoded by the coding sequence ATGAAATTATTTTTATTTAGAAAGGACGTAATCTTTTTGAAGAATTCACATAAAATTATACATTACCTTTTTTTATTTTTTGGAGTTTTAGCCATTTCTACATCTGCTATATTTGTAAAACTCTCAACAGCTCCAGCTCCAATAATAGCTACATATAGATTAGTTTTTTCAACATTGATGATATTACCTGTAATACTATTTAACAAAAAATACATACTAGAAATAAAAAAATTGAAACTCAAACAATTAGCAGCAGTGTTTTCATCAGGAATTTTTCTAGCAATACATTATATACTTTGGTTTGAATCCCTGCGTTTTACTTCAGTTGCAAGTTCAACAGTTCTTGTAACTATGCAGCCACTTTTCGCTTTTATAGGAAGCTATTTTTTCTTTGGTGAGAGATTAAAGAAACTATCACTATTCGGTGGTTTTTTATCTATATTCGGAAGCTGTATAATAGGATTTGGCGATTTTAAAATTGGTGGGATAGCCTTGATAGGAGATATACTTGCTTTACTAGCAGCTGGAGTTATTACAGCATATTTCCTTATTGGACAAAGTGTAAGAAAAAATTTATCTTTAGTTGCTTATGTTTTTATTTGTTATTTAAGTAGTAGTATATTTTTATTAGCATATTCTGTCCTATTAAAATATCCTCTAATAGGCTATGCAAACTCTGATTGGTTATGGTTCTTCTGCTTAGCATTAATTTCAACAATACTTGGTCAAACAGTTTTAAACTGGCTAATTAAGTGGTTAAGTGCTTCAACTATTTCTATGAGTATATTAGGTGAGCCTGTTGGAACGTGCACATTAGCATTCTTAATACTTGGAGAATCCATATCTTATAATCAAATTATCGGATCCCTAATTATCTTAATAGGGATATGTATATTTTTAATTGGCCAAACAGTAAAAGTAAAAGATGATAGTTCAAGTAATTCAAAAGCTGTATAA
- a CDS encoding reverse transcriptase/maturase family protein has product MNGNVVFKNKYYTHLDIKKDYVKYENMIKNTNWIQKHGFYPFIHYEIIFNKYVYDKDTGIKEKREKKRDIFYSSHIDRFIYQYYGQILNECYDKISINRGINKVATAYRNNLKGRCNIHFSKEALEFICKCKSAFIFVGDFSGFFDNLDHDYLKEKLMQVLDVERLPIEHFCIYKNITKYTYIERDDIEKDKNKKIKEMLKEPKYFTTEEFRKFKKMYLKKNKNNYGIPQGSAISSIYSNVYMLDFDKQVNNYVTSKRGLYRRYCDDLIIVIPIQDSEIISKKYDEYINEINRIAKSIPRLDLNPSKTEQFIYDSKGNDKLINLNTNKNILNYLGFSFDGQVVKIREKSLFKYYCRAYKKARTVKKYNGSKYEFTLKRKLYKLYTHLGDYKYSKEYGNFITYARRSEEIFNESNILKNKIHNQVKKHWVKINNKMKE; this is encoded by the coding sequence ATGAATGGAAATGTTGTTTTTAAAAACAAGTATTATACTCATTTGGATATTAAAAAAGATTATGTTAAATATGAAAATATGATTAAAAATACTAACTGGATACAAAAACATGGATTTTATCCGTTTATACATTATGAAATTATATTTAACAAATATGTTTATGATAAAGATACTGGAATAAAGGAAAAACGAGAAAAGAAACGAGATATTTTTTATTCATCACATATTGATAGATTTATTTACCAATATTATGGACAAATACTTAACGAATGCTATGACAAAATTTCTATTAATAGAGGTATTAATAAAGTAGCCACTGCATATAGAAATAATCTTAAGGGCAGATGCAATATACATTTTTCAAAGGAAGCGTTAGAATTTATATGTAAATGCAAGAGTGCATTTATATTTGTTGGCGATTTTTCGGGTTTTTTTGATAATTTAGATCATGACTATCTTAAGGAAAAATTGATGCAAGTATTGGATGTTGAAAGATTACCAATAGAGCATTTTTGTATTTATAAAAATATAACAAAATATACATATATAGAACGTGATGATATTGAAAAAGACAAAAATAAGAAGATAAAAGAAATGCTAAAAGAACCTAAATATTTTACAACTGAAGAATTTAGAAAATTTAAAAAAATGTATCTAAAAAAGAATAAAAATAATTATGGAATACCGCAAGGATCTGCTATAAGTTCAATTTATTCTAATGTTTATATGCTAGATTTTGATAAGCAAGTTAATAATTATGTAACAAGTAAAAGAGGCTTGTATAGAAGATATTGTGATGATTTAATTATAGTTATTCCAATTCAAGATTCAGAGATTATAAGTAAAAAATACGATGAATACATTAATGAGATAAATAGAATTGCTAAAAGTATACCAAGATTAGATTTAAATCCAAGTAAAACAGAGCAATTTATATATGATAGCAAGGGAAATGATAAGCTTATTAATCTAAATACTAATAAAAATATATTAAATTATCTAGGGTTTAGCTTTGATGGACAAGTGGTAAAAATAAGAGAGAAAAGCTTATTTAAATATTATTGTAGAGCTTATAAAAAAGCAAGAACTGTTAAGAAATATAACGGCAGCAAATACGAATTTACTTTAAAAAGAAAATTATATAAACTTTATACTCATTTAGGTGATTATAAGTATAGTAAAGAATATGGAAATTTTATTACATATGCAAGACGATCGGAAGAAATATTT